A single genomic interval of Zingiber officinale cultivar Zhangliang chromosome 4A, Zo_v1.1, whole genome shotgun sequence harbors:
- the LOC121973444 gene encoding uncharacterized protein LOC121973444: MANAGGAVVRWILQLHRDVPRAARFYSEGLDFSVDVCTLRWAELHSGPFRLALMHSPSNADMSKGYSSMLSFTVADLNNTVTKLMALGAELDGPIKHEIHGKVAALRGLDGHALSLYEPA, encoded by the exons ATGGCCAACGCGGGAGGCGCGGTGGTTAGATGGATTCTGCAGCTCCACCGGGACGTGCCCAGGGCGGCGAGGTTCTACTCGGAGGGCCTCGATTTCAGCGTCGATGTCTGCACCCTCCGATGGGCCGAGCTCCACTCGGGCCCCTTCAGGCTAGCGCTCATGCACTCACCTAG CAATGCAGACATGAGTAAGGGATACTCTTCCATGCTATCCTTCACAGTAGCAGACCTAAACAACACGGTCACCAAACTAATGGCACTGGGCGCGGAGCTTGATGGTCCTATAAAGCATGAAATCCACGGGAAG GTAGCTGCCTTGCGAGGCCTTGATGGGCATGCGTTGAGTCTCTATGAACCTGCTTGA
- the LOC121970175 gene encoding subtilisin-like protease SBT6.1 isoform X3, translated as MQVSYTSWFLDAFNYAIATNMDVLNLSIGGPDFLDLPFVEKVWELTANNIIMVSAIGNDGPLYGTLNNPADQSDVIGVGGIDYNDHIASFSSRGMSTWEIPHGYGRVKPDVVAYGRDIMGSKISTGCKSLSGTSVASPVVAGIVCLLVSIIPESMRKTILNPATMKQALVEGATKLSGPNMYEQGAGRINLWESYQILENYQPRASIFPSVLDYTDCPYSWPFCRQPLYAGAMPVIFNATILNGMGVIGYIESPPIWNPSDDVGNLLSIHFTYSDIIWPWTGYLALHMQIKDEGYQYSGLIEGNVTLTVYSPSSNGEEVHQSSTCVLHLKLKVVETPPRSRRILWDQYHNIKYPPGYIPRDSLDVRNDILDWHGDHLHTNFHIMYNMLRDAGYYVETLGSPFTCFDASHYGTLLMVDLEDEYYKDEIEKLRDDVLNEGLGIAVFAEWYNVDSMVKMRFFDDNTRSWWTPVTGGANIPALNELLAPFDIAFGDKILNGDFSINGEQSHYASGTDIVMFPKGGYLHSFEFQDNSEASATQNILSSGMTKVFPILGLVEVGKGRIAVYGDSNCLDGSHMVTNCYWLLRKFLDFTSRNIKDPVLFSDSSKTNKPLHVDKSQLPVRRTDVNFSSYSSVVGKDLICHRDTRFEFWGTRGYGIHQHIGRNRKLPVYQPIDMASDANTTMGLNLKSDEFTIQDSSRNHSEVIDRNKSRTSIDFLGLLNRDEVDVPMLMAGQWMIPLLVALTCFLLYLSWRMRQRRRRRRKGSVSGRLMNMV; from the exons GTATGGGAGCTCACGGCAAATAATATAATTATGGTGTCAGCTATTGGGAATGATGGACCTCTGTATGGAACACTTAATAATCCTGCAGATCAAAGTGATGTGATTGGAGTAGGTGGCATTGATTATAATGATCATATTGCATCTTTCTCTTCACGTGGAATGAGTACGTGGGAGATTCCTCATGG TTATGGTCGTGTGAAACCTGACGTGGTTGCCTATGGTCGTGATATAATGGGATCTAAGATCAGCACAGGTTGCAAGAGCCTCTCAGGTACTAGTGTAGCAAGTCCAGTTGTTGCTGGTATTGTCTGCTTGCTTGTGAGCATCATACCAGAGAGCATGCGGAAGACAATTTTAAATCCTGCAACCATGAAGCAAGCTCTAGTTGAGGGTGCAACCAAACTCTCTGGTCCCAACATGTATGAACAAGGTGCTGGCAGAATCAACCT ATGGGAATCATATCAAATCTTGGAAAACTACCAACCAAGAGCCAGCATTTTCCCCAGTGTCCTTGACTATACTGATTGTCCTTACTCATGGCCTTTTTGTCGGCAACCTCTTTATGCTGGTGCTATGCCTGTCATCTTTAATGCAACCATACTCAATGGTATGGGCGTCATTGGTTACATTGAGTCACCGCCCATATGGAACCCTTCTGATGACGTGGGAAACCTGCTAAGCATCCATTTCACATATTCAGACATTATCTGGCCTTGGACAGGATATCTTGCACTGCACATGCAGATTAAGGATGAAGGTTATCAGTACTCTGGACTTATCGAAGGCAATGTGACGCTTACAGTGTACAGTCCATCATCTAATGGAGAGGAAGTGCACCAAAGTAGTACATGTGTACTTCATCTGAAACTGAAAGTGGTTGAAACACCTCCTAGATCACGAAGAATTTTGTGGGACCAATATCACAATATAAAGTATCCACCTGGATACATACCGAGAGACTCTTTGGATGTCCGGAATGATATACTTGATTGGCATGGTGATCACTTGCACACAAATTTTCATATTATGTATAACATGCTAAGGGATGCAGGATACTATGTGGAAACCCTTGGATCACCTTTTACATGTTTTGATGCTAGTCATTATGGAACACTTCTTATGGTGGACCTGGAAGATGAATATTACAAGGATGAAATAGAGAAACTAAGGGATGATGTTTTAAATGAAGGGCTAGGTATTGCTGTCTTTGCTGAATGGTATAATGTAGACTCAATGGTTAAAATGAGATTTTTTGATGACAATACAAGGAGTTGGTGGACACCTGTTACTGGTGGTGCAAATATTCCGGCACTCAATGAACTTTTAGCTCCATTTGATATTGCTTTTGGGGACAAAATCTTGAATGGTGACTTTTCAATTAATGGAGAACAGAGCCATTATGCCTCAGGCACTGATATTGTGATGTTCCCGAAAGGTGGTTATTTGCATAGTTTTGAATTTCAAGACAATTCGGAGGCTAGTGCAACACAGAACATACTCTCCTCTGGGATGACTAAG GTGTTCCCAATTCTTGGCCTCGTAGAAGTTGGGAAAGGGAGAATTGCTGTTTATGGAGATTCAAATTGCCTCGATGGAAGTCACATGGTAACGAACTGCTATTGGCTATTAAGAAAATTTTTGGATTTCACTAGCAGGAACATTAAGGATCCAGTGCTCTTCTCAGACTCGTCGAAAACTAACAAGCCACTTCATGTAGACAAGAGCCAGTTGCCAGTACGCAGAACAGATGTTAACTTTTCTTCTTATTCTTCGGTAGTGGGTAAAGATTTGATCTGCCATCGGGATACTAGGTTTGAGTTTTGGGGGACAAGAGGATATGGTATTCATCAACACATTGGTAGAAATAGGAAATTGCCTGTGTACCAACCCATTGATATGGCTAGTGATGCAAATACTACAATGGGTTTAAATCTGAAGTCGGATGAGTTTACAATACAAGACAGTTCGAGAAATCATTCTGAAGTAATTGACAGGAACAAATCCAGAACTAGCATTGATTTCTTAGGTCTGCTCAACCGTGATGAG gttgatgttccGATGTTGATGGCCGGTCAATGGATGATTCCTCTTTTAGTTGCATTAACTT GTTTTCTATTATATCTGAGTTGGCGAATGCGGCAGAGACGACGAAGAAGAAGGAAAGGCTCTGTATCAGGACGGCTGATGAACATGGTGTAG